One Salmo trutta chromosome 12, fSalTru1.1, whole genome shotgun sequence genomic region harbors:
- the LOC115203566 gene encoding high choriolytic enzyme 1-like: protein MEQSPSLTLLLLLLLLLDLSQANPLMEDGSGPEILTDNPEAVDITERILTTNNGSSQFLLEGDMVAPTTRNAMICFSAGCFWKKGSSGLVEVPYTVSSSFSSSDKQSIENALRAFPSKTCIHFVPRQNQVDFISYEPRDGCWSSLGRVGGQQTVSLQMDGCVYFGIIQHETLHALGFQHEQTRSDRDQYVTINWRNVDSNNAYNFDKSNTNNLNTPYDYSSVMHYGKTAFSINGMDTITPIPNPNVSIGQRQGLSTTDILRINRLYSC from the exons ATGGAGCAAAGCCCCTCTCTCaccctgctgctgctactgctgctgctgctggaccTCTCTCAGGCCAACCCTCTCATGGAGGATGGAAGTGGACCAGAGATTCTAACAGACAACCCTGAGGCTGTAGACATCACTGAGAGAATTCTGACCACCAATAACGGCTCCAGTCAGTTTCTGTTGGAGGGAGACATGGTGGCACCGACAACCAGAAACGCCATGATTTGCTTTAG TGCAGGGTGTTTCTGGAAAAAAGGCTCTAGCGGATTGGTTGAAGTGCCCTACACAGTGAGCAGTAGCTTCAGTTCCTCAGACAAGCAGAGCATTGAGAACGCGCTCCGGGCCTTCCCTTCCAAGACCTGCATTCACTTCGTGCCTCGGCAGAATCAGGTTGACTTCATCAGCTATGAGCCCAGAGACGGGTGCTGGTCCTCTCTTGGGAGAGTGGGAGGCCAACAGACGGTCTCTCTCCAAATGGACGGCTGCGTTTACTTCGGCATCATTCAGCACGAGACTCTCCACGCTCTGGGCTTCCAGCACGAACAAACCAGGAGTGACCGTGACCAGTATGTCACGATCAACTGGCGTAACGTCGACTCTAACAACGCCTACAACTTTGATAAATCAAACACCAACAACCTGAACACTCCCTATGACTACAGCTCTGTCATGCACTATGGAAAAACAGCCTTCTCTATCAACGGGATGGACACCATCACCCCCATCCCCAACCCCAACGTGTCCATCGGCCAGAGACAGGGGTTGTCCACCACTGACATCCTGAGGATCAACAGACTCTACAGCTGCTGA
- the LOC115203567 gene encoding high choriolytic enzyme 1-like encodes MEQSPSLTLLLLLLLLLDLSQANPLMEDGSGPEILTDNPEAVDITERILTTNNGSSQFLLEGDMVAPTTRNAMICFSAGCFWKKGSSGLVEVPYTVSSSFSSSDKQSIENALRAFPSKTCIHFVPRQNQVDFISYEPRDGCWSSLGRVGGQQTVSLQMDGCVYFGIIQHETLHALGFQHEQTRSDRDQYVTINWRNVDSNNAYNFDKSNTNNLNTPYDYSSVMHYGKTAFSINGMDTITPIPNPNVSIGQRQGLSTTDILRINRLYSC; translated from the exons ATGGAGCAAAGCCCCTCTCTCaccctgctgctgctactgctgctgctgctggaccTCTCTCAGGCCAACCCTCTCATGGAGGATGGAAGTGGACCAGAGATTCTAACAGACAACCCTGAGGCTGTAGACATCACTGAGAGAATTCTGACCACCAATAACGGCTCCAGTCAGTTTCTGTTGGAGGGAGACATGGTGGCACCGACAACCAGAAACGCCATGATTTGCTTTAG TGCAGGGTGTTTCTGGAAAAAAGGCTCTAGCGGATTGGTTGAAGTGCCCTACACAGTGAGCAGTAGCTTCAGTTCCTCAGACAAGCAGAGCATTGAGAACGCCCTCCGGGCCTTCCCTTCCAAGACCTGCATTCACTTCGTGCCTCGGCAGAATCAGGTTGACTTCATCAGCTATGAGCCCAGAGACGGGTGCTGGTCCTCTCTTGGGAGAGTGGGAGGCCAACAGACGGTCTCTCTCCAAATGGACGGCTGCGTTTACTTCGGCATCATTCAGCACGAGACTCTCCACGCTCTGGGCTTCCAGCACGAACAAACCAGGAGTGACCGTGACCAGTATGTCACGATCAACTGGCGTAACGTCGACTCTAACAACGCCTACAACTTTGATAAATCAAACACCAACAACCTGAACACTCCCTATGACTACAGCTCTGTCATGCACTATGGAAAAACAGCCTTCTCTATCAACGGGATGGACACCATCACCCCCATCCCCAACCCCAACGTGTCCATCGGCCAGAGACAGGGGTTGTCCACCACTGACATCCTGAGGATCAACAGACTCTACAGCTGCTGA
- the LOC115203568 gene encoding high choriolytic enzyme 1-like — protein MEQSPSLTLLLLLLLLLDLSQANPLMEDGSGPEILTDNPEAVDITERILTTNNGSSQFLLEGDMVAPTTRNAMICFSAGCFWKKGSSGLVEVPYTVSSSFSSSDKQSIENALRAFPSKTCIHFVPRQNQVDFISYEPRDGCWSSLGRVGGQQTVSLQMDGCVYFGIIQHETLHALGFQHEQTRSDRDQYVTINWRNVDSNNAYNFDKSNTNNLNIPYDYSSVMHYGKTAFSINGMDTITPIPNPNVSIGQRQGLSTTDILRINRLYSC, from the exons ATGGAGCAAAGCCCCTCTCTCaccctgctgctgctactgctgctgctgctggaccTCTCTCAGGCCAACCCTCTCATGGAGGATGGAAGTGGACCAGAGATTCTAACAGACAACCCTGAGGCTGTAGACATCACTGAGAGAATTCTGACCACCAATAACGGCTCCAGTCAGTTTCTGTTGGAGGGAGACATGGTGGCACCGACAACCAGAAACGCCATGATTTGCTTTAG TGCAGGGTGTTTCTGGAAAAAAGGCTCTAGCGGATTGGTTGAAGTGCCCTACACAGTGAGCAGTAGCTTCAGTTCCTCAGACAAGCAGAGCATTGAGAACGCCCTCCGGGCCTTCCCTTCCAAGACCTGCATTCACTTCGTGCCTCGGCAGAATCAGGTTGACTTCATCAGCTATGAGCCCAGAGACGGGTGCTGGTCCTCTCTTGGGAGAGTGGGAGGCCAACAGACGGTCTCTCTCCAAATGGACGGCTGCGTTTACTTCGGCATCATTCAGCACGAGACTCTCCACGCTCTGGGCTTCCAGCACGAACAAACCAGGAGTGACCGTGACCAGTATGTCACGATCAACTGGCGTAACGTCGACTCTAACAACGCCTACAACTTTGATAAATCAAACACCAACAACCTGAACATTCCCTATGACTACAGCTCTGTCATGCACTATGGAAAAACAGCCTTCTCTATCAACGGGATGGACACCATCACCCCCATCCCCAACCCCAACGTGTCCATCGGCCAGAGACAGGGGTTGTCCACCACTGACATCCTGAGGATCAACAGACTCTACAGCTGCTGA